One window from the genome of Cryptomeria japonica chromosome 6, Sugi_1.0, whole genome shotgun sequence encodes:
- the LOC131876582 gene encoding uncharacterized protein LOC131876582, whose amino-acid sequence MEGALQYVEDNDMSIRGASRKWGVPAATLPKWLSCLTTMPKKGPPTILTYQEEEEIVQWCQEMAGCGHGLEIINLKAVTAEGLDKDQALCLRLAIVSTFYETLSKAYAANPYGPARIWNCAETRVMADRNEAMRVPARKGSWNVSYILSKSHEWITIVCCVNASRQSIPGFYMIKGKRLLHNYIAECEPGACMAVQQHAWMTKELFMNWLHHFKRSVLGGVSPTNRCLFIFDDHDSHVALPTIQEARMLGIDLLTLPAHTSHKLQPLNVSVFSPFKTSNRKETHG is encoded by the exons ATGGAAGGTGCCCTCCAATATGTTGAGGACAACGACATGTCCATACGGGGTGCATCAAGGAAGTGGGGCGTCCCAGCTGCAACACTACCAAAATGGTTGAGTTGTTTGACCACCATGCCCAAGAAAGGTCCACCAACCATCCTCACATATCAAGAAGAAGAGGAGATTGTGCAATGGTGCCAAGAGATGGCTGGTTGTGGTCATGGCCTTGAAATCATAAACTTGAAGGCAGTT ACGGCTGAAGGCCTCGATAAAGACCAAGCACTGTGTCTTAGACTAGCAATTGTTTCTACTTTTTACGAGACATTGTCAAAAGCATATGCTGCTAATCCATATGGTCCTGCCCGCATTTGGAATTGTGCTGAAACGAGAGTTATGGCCGATAGAAATGAGGCAATGAGGGTGCCTGCAAGGAAAGGAAGTTGGAACGTGTCTTATATACTTTCGAAGAGTCATGAGTGGATCACAATTGTTTGTTGCGTTAATGCTTCCAGACAAAGCATTCCAGGGTTCTACATGATCAAAGGCAAGAGGTTGTTACATAATTACATAGCTGAATGTGAACCTGGTGCTTGCATGGCAGTGCAACAACATGCATGGATGACCAAGGAACTATTCATGAATTGGTTGCACCACTTCAAGCGCTCCGTCCTTGGGGGTGTATCACCAACGAACAGGTGCTTGTTTATATTTGACGACCACGACAGTCATGTTGCATTGCCAACCATCCAAGAGGCAAGAATGTTGGGCATAGACTTGTTGACATTGCCAGCTCACACATCTCACAAATTGCAGCCACTCAATGTGAGTGTATTCTCTCCATTCAAAACATCAAATCGGAAAGAGACGCATGGATAG